One segment of Triticum aestivum cultivar Chinese Spring chromosome 2A, IWGSC CS RefSeq v2.1, whole genome shotgun sequence DNA contains the following:
- the LOC123186462 gene encoding protein DETOXIFICATION 29, translating into MVQMGSKSWHESKVLWHIALPAILTTVFQFSIGFVTIGFVGHIGEVELGAVTVAINVIEGFAYGVMVGMGSALETLCGQAVGAGQVDMLGVYIQRSWIICGATALALAPTYVFTAPILRALHQPTAISAVAGRYTRLVVPQLFAYAANFPLQKFFQAQSKVWAMTFISGAGLALHIVLNYVFVTRLGHGLFGAAMIGNVTWWIIIVAQFAYLVSGSFPEAWKGFSVLAFNNLTAFVKLSLASAVMLCLELWYYSAVLILVGLLKNAQLQVDVMSVCINYQLWTLMVAIGFNAAVSVRVSNELGANRPKAAKFSMIIAVSTSAAIGAVFLAVFLIWRTELPRFFSDNDRVVKGAAKLGYLLAASIFLNSIQPVLSGVAIGAGWQTLVAFINIVCYYLFGIPLGVLFGFKLKLGALGIWVGMSIGTLLQTAILLIICFRAKWENQAMLAKERIRKWGGSSQILPAATPTATDDIIDQ; encoded by the exons ATGGTTCAGATGGGGAGCAAGAGCTGGCATGAGTCAAAGGTGCTGTGGCACATCGCGCTCCCGGCGATCCTCACCACCGTGTTCCAGTTCTCCATCGGCTTCGTCACCATCGGCTTCGTCGGCCACATCGGGGAGGTCGAGCTCGGCGCCGTCACCGTCGCTATAAACGTCATCGAGGGCTTCGCCTACGGTGTCATG GTTGGCATGGGCAGCGCACTGGAGACGCTATGCGGGCAAGCGGTGGGTGCGGGGCAGGTTGACATGCTCGGCGTCTACATCCAGCGCTCTTGGATCATCTGCGGCGCCACCGCGCTGGCACTCGCGCCGACCTATGTCTTCACGGCGCCCATCCTGCGGGCGCTCCACCAGCCCACTGCCATCTCCGCCGTTGCCGGGCGGTACACACGGTTGGTCGTCCCGCAGTTGTTCGCTTACGCCGCCAACTTCCCGCTGCAGAAGTTCTTCCAGGCGCAGAGCAAGGTCTGGGCCATGACCTTCATCTCCGGCGCGGGGCTCGCCCTCCACATCGTGCTTAACTACGTCTTCGTCACCCGCCTTGGCCACGGCCTCTTTGGCGCCGCCATGATCGGGAATGTCACCTGGTGGATCATTATCGTTGCGCAGTTCGCCTACCTCGTCTCCGGCTCCTTCCCGGAGGCGTGGAAGGGGTTCTCGGTGCTGGCCTTCAATAATCTCACCGCCTTCGTCAAGTTGTCCCTCGCCTCTGCAGTCATGCTCTG CTTGGAGCTGTGGTACTACAGTGCAGTGCTCATCCTTGTGGGTCTCCTGAAGAATGCTCAACTCCAGGTTGACGTCATGTCCGTTTG CATCAATTACCAGCTCTGGACCCTTATGGTGGCAATAGGCTTCAATGCAGCAGTGAG TGTTAGGGTGTCGAACGAGCTGGGCGCGAACAGGCCTAAGGCGGCCAAGTTCTCCATGATCATAGCGGTGTCGACGTCGGCCGCCATCGGGGCGGTCTTCCTCGCCGTGTTCCTCATCTGGAGGACCGAGCTGCCACGGTTCTTCAGCGACAACGACAGGGTGGTGAAGGGAGCTGCAAAGCTTGGCTACCTTCTTGCAGCATCCATCTTCCTGAACAGCATCCAACCTGTGCTCTCAG GTGTGGCGATAGGAGCAGGGTGGCAGACGCTTGTGGCGTTCATAAACATTGTGTGCTACTACTTGTTTGGCATCCCACTGGGAGTCCTCTTTGGCTTCAAGCTAAAACTTGGTGCATTG GGGATTTGGGTGGGCATGTCAATTGGCACGCTGCTGCAGACTGCTATACTTCTCATAATTTGCTTCCGAGCCAAGTGGGAGAATCAG GCTATGTTGGCCAAAGAGAGGATAAGGAAGTGGGGAGGAAGCAGCCAAATATTGCCGGCGGCCACACCAACGGCGACAGACGATATCATAGATCAATAA
- the LOC123186461 gene encoding cytochrome P450 81Q32, which yields MELGSFQFFYVAAITFLTVFLLHSFLVTKKRPRRRLPPGRALALPFLGHLPFLKQPLHATLTRLAARHGPVFSLRLGSRPAVVVASAELARECFSSELDATLANRPRFPSLKEVSFDYRALTVASYGAHWRAARRVAVVHLLSARRVDLMSDAVVARELRALVRRLARVAAGGAARVELKRRLFDLSHSVLMEAIARSRNTYSDDGADMSREAREMKDIVDAIVPLVGVANLWDYLPVLRWLDWRGVRRRLADATSRRNAFIYKLIDGERQKRLNAAADAADKQQEEQEQSMIGVMLSLQKSEPELYTDTFIAALVANLLGAGTETTSTTTEWAMALLLNHPAALKKAQEEIDTHLSLSGEPSRLLDKKDLPHLPYLHCIISETLRLCPAAPLLLPHEAAADCKLHGYDVAAGTIVLVNAYAIHRDPAAWGPAPGEFRPERFEHGSAEGKFMIPFGMGRRKCPGESLAMRTMGLVLGTLIQYFDWTRVGDEEVDMAASSGTVMFKAVPLEALCTLRAGMDTLLQKL from the exons CCTCACCGTCTTTTTGCTCCACTCCTTCCTCGTCACCAAAAAGCGGCCGCGGCGACGGCTGCCGCCTGGCCGGGCGCTGGCGCTACCGTTCCTTGGCCACCTTCCCTTCCTCAAGCAGCCGCTGCACGCCACTCTCACGCGCCTCGCCGCGCGCCATGGCCCGGTCTTCTCCCTCCGCCTCGGCTCGCgccccgccgtcgtcgtcgcctcgGCGGAGCTCGCCAGGGAGTGCTTCTCCTCCGAGCTCGACGCCACGCTCGCCAACCGGCCGCGCTTCCCGTCCTTGAAGGAGGTCTCCTTCGACTACAGGGCGCTCACCGTCGCCAGCTACGGCGCTCACTGGCGCGCCGCGCGCCGCGTCGCCGTCGTGCACCTCCTCTCAGCGCGCCGCGTCGACCTCATGTCCGACGCGGTCGTCGCCCGGGAGCTGCGCGCCCTGGTGCGCCGTCTCGCGCGCGTCGCCGCCGGTGGCGCGGCGAGGGTGGAGCTGAAGCGGCGGCTGTTCGACCTCTCCCACAGCGTGCTCATGGAGGCCATCGCGCGGAGCAGGAACACCTACTCCGACGACGGAGCGGACATGTCCCGGGAGGCGCGGGAGATGAAGGACATCGTGGACGCCATCGTGCCGCTCGTCGGTGTCGCCAACCTGTGGGACTACCTTCCGGTGCTGCGCTGGCTCGACTGGCGAGGCGTCAGGCGGCGTCTGGCCGACGCAACGAGCCGGAGGAACGCCTTCATCTATAAGCTCATCGACGGGGAGAGGCAGAAGCGGTTGAACGCTGCTGCGGATGCCGCTGACAagcagcaggaggagcaggagcagAGCATGATCGGCGTCATGCTCTCGCTGCAGAAGTCAGAGCCCGAGCTGTACACAGACACTTTCATCGCCGCCCTTGTCGCA AATCTTCTTGGCGCCGGGACGGAGACGACGTCGACGACGACGGAATGGGCGATGGCGCTCCTGCTGAACCACCCGGCGGCGCTAAAGAAGGCACAGGAAGAGATCGACACGCACCTCAGCCTCAGCGGTGAGCCGAGCCGCCTCCTGGACAAGAAGGACCTGCCCCACCTCCCTTACCTCCACTGCATCATCAGCGAGACGCTACGGCTGTGCCCCGCCGCGCCGCTGCTGCTGCCACACGAGGCCGCCGCCGACTGCAAGCTCCACGGGTACGACGTCGCCGCGGGCACGATCGTGCTCGTCAACGCGTACGCCATCCACCGCGACCCGGCGGCGTGGGGACCGGCGCCGGGGGAGTTCAGGCCGGAGAGGTTCGAGCATGGCAGCGCCGAGGGGAAGTTCATGATACCGTTCGGGATGGGAAGGCGCAAGTGCCCCGGGGAGAGCCTGGCCATGAGGACCATGGGCTTGGTTCTTGGCACGCTGATCCAGTACTTCGACTGGACAAGGGTCGGGGATGAAGAGGTCGACATGGCCGCGAGTTCCGGGACCGTCATGTTCAAGGCCGTCCCTCTGGAAGCTCTCTGCACACTGCGAGCCGGCATGGATACTCTTCTTCAGAAGCTGTAA